Proteins encoded by one window of Halichondria panicea chromosome 8, odHalPani1.1, whole genome shotgun sequence:
- the LOC135340478 gene encoding P-selectin-like isoform X4 codes for MMWKMSTGMHLHNTIAVLILAIVLCLSTVNCQATCPPLTAPNDGSISYGLAVETNGGYDIGDVATFSCDNNFILSGSTTSTCQSDYTWDNSEPTCQATCPSLTAPDDGSISYDLTVQTNGGYGVGAVATFSCDANFDLSGSTTSTCQGDHTWDNSEPTCQGGFSCADLSMFFTEIACAPDGSFAPVQCSGMECNCVNTMTGDVLRQIPFSQRDTFNCSAPPCPPLTAPNDGSISYGLAVETNGGYDIGDVATFSCDNNFILSGSTTSTCQSDYTWDNSEPTCQATCPSLTAPDDGSISYDLTVQTNGGYGVGAVATFSCDANFDLSGSTTSTCQGDHTWDNSEPTCQASEVTTAVPGVTTIIPGVTTAEEDLQTTETTASQATDALVDSSDPTNPLSDGAMSVHVTLGALSLLVLSMLSVLLG; via the exons ATGATGTGGAAGATGTCTACCGGTATGCACTTGCACAACACCATTGCGGTGTTAATTCTTGCTATTG tatTGTGCCTCTCTACTGTCAATTGTCAAG CAACCTGTCCCCCGTTGACTGCCCCTAATGATGGTAGCATATCGTATGGCCTCGCTGTTGAGACCAATGGCGGGTATGATATTGGCGAcgtagccacgttctcttgtgATAATAACTTCATTCTGTCGGGATCCACCACCAGCACGTGCCAGAGTGACTACACATGGGACAATAGCGAACCCACCTGCCAAG CAACCTGTCCCTCGTTGACTGCCCCTGATGATGGTAGCATATCGTATGACCTCACTGTTCAGACCAATGGCGGGTATGGTGTTGGCGCagtagccacattctcttgtgATGCTAACTTCGATCTGTCGGGATCCACCACCAGCACGTGCCAGGGTGACCACACATGGGACAATAGCGAACCCACCTGCCAAG GGGGTTTCTCCTGTGCTGATCTGTCAATGTTTTTTACTGAAATCGCCTGTGCTCCTGATGGCTCCTTTGCTCCGGTGCAGTGCAGTGGCATGGAGTGTAACTGTGTCAACACTATGACTGGAGATGTACTTAGACAAATACCGTTCTCACAGAGGGACACCTTCAACTGCTCAGCAC CGCCCTGTCCCCCGTTGACTGCCCCTAATGATGGTAGCATATCGTATGGCCTCGCTGTTGAGACCAATGGCGGGTATGATATTGGCGAcgtagccacgttctcttgtgATAATAACTTCATTCTGTCGGGATCCACCACCAGCACGTGCCAGAGTGACTACACATGGGACAATAGCGAACCCACCTGCCAAG CAACCTGTCCCTCGTTGACTGCCCCTGATGATGGTAGCATATCGTATGACCTCACTGTTCAGACCAATGGCGGGTATGGTGTTGGCGCagtagccacattctcttgtgATGCTAACTTCGATCTGTCGGGATCCACCACCAGCACGTGCCAGGGTGACCACACATGGGACAATAGCGAACCCACCTGCCAAG CTTCAGAAGTTACTACAGCAGTTCCAGGAGTTACTACAATAATTCCAGGAGTCACAACTGCTGAAGAAGACTTACAAACTACAGAAACTACAGCCTCACAGGCTACAGATGCCTTAGTGGATTCCTCTGACCCTACAAATCCTTTAAGTGATGGAGCTATGTCTGTACATGTGACGCTGGGTGCTCTCTCACTGCTGGTGTTGAGTATGCTGTCGGTACTGCTGGGATAA
- the LOC135340478 gene encoding E-selectin-like isoform X2, producing the protein MMWKMSTGMHLHNTIAVLILAIVLCLSTVNCQATCPPLTAPNDGSISYGLAVETNGGYDIGDVATFSCDNNFILSGSTTSTCQSDYTWDNSEPTCQATCPSLTAPDDGSISYDLTVQTNGGYGVGAVATFSCDANFDLSGSTTSTCQGDHTWDNSEPTCQGGFSCADLSMFFTEIACAPDGSFAPVQCSGMECNCVNTMTGDVLRQIPFSQRDTFNCSAPPCPPLTAPNDGSISYGLAVETNGGYDIGDVATFSCDNNFILSGSTTSTCQSDYTWDNSEPTCQATCPSLTAPDDGSISYDLTVQTNGGYGVGAVATFSCDANFDLSGSTTSTCQGDHTWDNSEPTCQATCPSLTAPDDGSISYDLTVQTNGGYGVGAVATFSCDANFDLSGSTTSTCQGDNTWDNSEPTCQASEVTTAVPGVTTIIPGVTTAEEDLQTTETTASQATDALVDSSDPTNPLSDGAMSVHVTLGALSLLVLSMLSVLLG; encoded by the exons ATGATGTGGAAGATGTCTACCGGTATGCACTTGCACAACACCATTGCGGTGTTAATTCTTGCTATTG tatTGTGCCTCTCTACTGTCAATTGTCAAG CAACCTGTCCCCCGTTGACTGCCCCTAATGATGGTAGCATATCGTATGGCCTCGCTGTTGAGACCAATGGCGGGTATGATATTGGCGAcgtagccacgttctcttgtgATAATAACTTCATTCTGTCGGGATCCACCACCAGCACGTGCCAGAGTGACTACACATGGGACAATAGCGAACCCACCTGCCAAG CAACCTGTCCCTCGTTGACTGCCCCTGATGATGGTAGCATATCGTATGACCTCACTGTTCAGACCAATGGCGGGTATGGTGTTGGCGCagtagccacattctcttgtgATGCTAACTTCGATCTGTCGGGATCCACCACCAGCACGTGCCAGGGTGACCACACATGGGACAATAGCGAACCCACCTGCCAAG GGGGTTTCTCCTGTGCTGATCTGTCAATGTTTTTTACTGAAATCGCCTGTGCTCCTGATGGCTCCTTTGCTCCGGTGCAGTGCAGTGGCATGGAGTGTAACTGTGTCAACACTATGACTGGAGATGTACTTAGACAAATACCGTTCTCACAGAGGGACACCTTCAACTGCTCAGCAC CGCCCTGTCCCCCGTTGACTGCCCCTAATGATGGTAGCATATCGTATGGCCTCGCTGTTGAGACCAATGGCGGGTATGATATTGGCGAcgtagccacgttctcttgtgATAATAACTTCATTCTGTCGGGATCCACCACCAGCACGTGCCAGAGTGACTACACATGGGACAATAGCGAACCCACCTGCCAAG CAACCTGTCCCTCGTTGACTGCCCCTGATGATGGTAGCATATCGTATGACCTCACTGTTCAGACCAATGGCGGGTATGGTGTTGGCGCagtagccacattctcttgtgATGCTAACTTCGATCTGTCGGGATCCACCACCAGCACGTGCCAGGGTGACCACACATGGGACAATAGCGAACCCACCTGCCAAG CAACCTGTCCCTCGTTGACTGCCCCTGATGATGGTAGCATATCGTATGACCTCACTGTTCAGACCAATGGCGGGTATGGTGTTGGCGCagtagccacattctcttgtgACGCTAACTTCGATCTGTCGGGATCCACTACCAGCACGTGCCAGGGTGATAACACATGGGACAATAGCGAACCCACCTGCCAAG CTTCAGAAGTTACTACAGCAGTTCCAGGAGTTACTACAATAATTCCAGGAGTCACAACTGCTGAAGAAGACTTACAAACTACAGAAACTACAGCCTCACAGGCTACAGATGCCTTAGTGGATTCCTCTGACCCTACAAATCCTTTAAGTGATGGAGCTATGTCTGTACATGTGACGCTGGGTGCTCTCTCACTGCTGGTGTTGAGTATGCTGTCGGTACTGCTGGGATAA
- the LOC135340478 gene encoding P-selectin-like isoform X3, giving the protein MMWKMSTGMHLHNTIAVLILAIVLCLSTVNCQATCPPLTAPNDGSISYGLAVETNGGYDIGDVATFSCDNNFILSGSTTSTCQSDYTWDNSEPTCQATCPSLTAPDDGSISYDLTVQTNGGYGVGAVATFSCDANFDLSGSTTSTCQGDHTWDNSEPTCQGGFSCADLSMFFTEIACAPDGSFAPVQCSGMECNCVNTMTGDVLRQIPFSQRDTFNCSAPPCPPLTAPNDGSISYGLAVETNGGYDIGDVATFSCDNNFILSGSTTSTCQSDYTWDNSEPTCQATCPSLTAPDDGSISYDLTVQTNGGYGVGAVATFSCDANFDLSGSTTSTCQGDHTWDNSEPTCQAASEVTTAVPGVTTIIPGVTTAEEDLQTTETTASQATDALVDSSDPTNPLSDGAMSVHVTLGALSLLVLSMLSVLLG; this is encoded by the exons ATGATGTGGAAGATGTCTACCGGTATGCACTTGCACAACACCATTGCGGTGTTAATTCTTGCTATTG tatTGTGCCTCTCTACTGTCAATTGTCAAG CAACCTGTCCCCCGTTGACTGCCCCTAATGATGGTAGCATATCGTATGGCCTCGCTGTTGAGACCAATGGCGGGTATGATATTGGCGAcgtagccacgttctcttgtgATAATAACTTCATTCTGTCGGGATCCACCACCAGCACGTGCCAGAGTGACTACACATGGGACAATAGCGAACCCACCTGCCAAG CAACCTGTCCCTCGTTGACTGCCCCTGATGATGGTAGCATATCGTATGACCTCACTGTTCAGACCAATGGCGGGTATGGTGTTGGCGCagtagccacattctcttgtgATGCTAACTTCGATCTGTCGGGATCCACCACCAGCACGTGCCAGGGTGACCACACATGGGACAATAGCGAACCCACCTGCCAAG GGGGTTTCTCCTGTGCTGATCTGTCAATGTTTTTTACTGAAATCGCCTGTGCTCCTGATGGCTCCTTTGCTCCGGTGCAGTGCAGTGGCATGGAGTGTAACTGTGTCAACACTATGACTGGAGATGTACTTAGACAAATACCGTTCTCACAGAGGGACACCTTCAACTGCTCAGCAC CGCCCTGTCCCCCGTTGACTGCCCCTAATGATGGTAGCATATCGTATGGCCTCGCTGTTGAGACCAATGGCGGGTATGATATTGGCGAcgtagccacgttctcttgtgATAATAACTTCATTCTGTCGGGATCCACCACCAGCACGTGCCAGAGTGACTACACATGGGACAATAGCGAACCCACCTGCCAAG CAACCTGTCCCTCGTTGACTGCCCCTGATGATGGTAGCATATCGTATGACCTCACTGTTCAGACCAATGGCGGGTATGGTGTTGGCGCagtagccacattctcttgtgATGCTAACTTCGATCTGTCGGGATCCACCACCAGCACGTGCCAGGGTGACCACACATGGGACAATAGCGAACCCACCTGCCAAG CAGCTTCAGAAGTTACTACAGCAGTTCCAGGAGTTACTACAATAATTCCAGGAGTCACAACTGCTGAAGAAGACTTACAAACTACAGAAACTACAGCCTCACAGGCTACAGATGCCTTAGTGGATTCCTCTGACCCTACAAATCCTTTAAGTGATGGAGCTATGTCTGTACATGTGACGCTGGGTGCTCTCTCACTGCTGGTGTTGAGTATGCTGTCGGTACTGCTGGGATAA
- the LOC135340478 gene encoding E-selectin-like isoform X1, with amino-acid sequence MMWKMSTGMHLHNTIAVLILAIVLCLSTVNCQATCPPLTAPNDGSISYGLAVETNGGYDIGDVATFSCDNNFILSGSTTSTCQSDYTWDNSEPTCQATCPSLTAPDDGSISYDLTVQTNGGYGVGAVATFSCDANFDLSGSTTSTCQGDHTWDNSEPTCQGGFSCADLSMFFTEIACAPDGSFAPVQCSGMECNCVNTMTGDVLRQIPFSQRDTFNCSAPPCPPLTAPNDGSISYGLAVETNGGYDIGDVATFSCDNNFILSGSTTSTCQSDYTWDNSEPTCQATCPSLTAPDDGSISYDLTVQTNGGYGVGAVATFSCDANFDLSGSTTSTCQGDHTWDNSEPTCQATCPSLTAPDDGSISYDLTVQTNGGYGVGAVATFSCDANFDLSGSTTSTCQGDNTWDNSEPTCQAASEVTTAVPGVTTIIPGVTTAEEDLQTTETTASQATDALVDSSDPTNPLSDGAMSVHVTLGALSLLVLSMLSVLLG; translated from the exons ATGATGTGGAAGATGTCTACCGGTATGCACTTGCACAACACCATTGCGGTGTTAATTCTTGCTATTG tatTGTGCCTCTCTACTGTCAATTGTCAAG CAACCTGTCCCCCGTTGACTGCCCCTAATGATGGTAGCATATCGTATGGCCTCGCTGTTGAGACCAATGGCGGGTATGATATTGGCGAcgtagccacgttctcttgtgATAATAACTTCATTCTGTCGGGATCCACCACCAGCACGTGCCAGAGTGACTACACATGGGACAATAGCGAACCCACCTGCCAAG CAACCTGTCCCTCGTTGACTGCCCCTGATGATGGTAGCATATCGTATGACCTCACTGTTCAGACCAATGGCGGGTATGGTGTTGGCGCagtagccacattctcttgtgATGCTAACTTCGATCTGTCGGGATCCACCACCAGCACGTGCCAGGGTGACCACACATGGGACAATAGCGAACCCACCTGCCAAG GGGGTTTCTCCTGTGCTGATCTGTCAATGTTTTTTACTGAAATCGCCTGTGCTCCTGATGGCTCCTTTGCTCCGGTGCAGTGCAGTGGCATGGAGTGTAACTGTGTCAACACTATGACTGGAGATGTACTTAGACAAATACCGTTCTCACAGAGGGACACCTTCAACTGCTCAGCAC CGCCCTGTCCCCCGTTGACTGCCCCTAATGATGGTAGCATATCGTATGGCCTCGCTGTTGAGACCAATGGCGGGTATGATATTGGCGAcgtagccacgttctcttgtgATAATAACTTCATTCTGTCGGGATCCACCACCAGCACGTGCCAGAGTGACTACACATGGGACAATAGCGAACCCACCTGCCAAG CAACCTGTCCCTCGTTGACTGCCCCTGATGATGGTAGCATATCGTATGACCTCACTGTTCAGACCAATGGCGGGTATGGTGTTGGCGCagtagccacattctcttgtgATGCTAACTTCGATCTGTCGGGATCCACCACCAGCACGTGCCAGGGTGACCACACATGGGACAATAGCGAACCCACCTGCCAAG CAACCTGTCCCTCGTTGACTGCCCCTGATGATGGTAGCATATCGTATGACCTCACTGTTCAGACCAATGGCGGGTATGGTGTTGGCGCagtagccacattctcttgtgACGCTAACTTCGATCTGTCGGGATCCACTACCAGCACGTGCCAGGGTGATAACACATGGGACAATAGCGAACCCACCTGCCAAG CAGCTTCAGAAGTTACTACAGCAGTTCCAGGAGTTACTACAATAATTCCAGGAGTCACAACTGCTGAAGAAGACTTACAAACTACAGAAACTACAGCCTCACAGGCTACAGATGCCTTAGTGGATTCCTCTGACCCTACAAATCCTTTAAGTGATGGAGCTATGTCTGTACATGTGACGCTGGGTGCTCTCTCACTGCTGGTGTTGAGTATGCTGTCGGTACTGCTGGGATAA
- the LOC135340475 gene encoding GTP-binding protein 4-like, whose product MSHYNFKKITVVPSSKDFVDIVLSKTQRKTPTVVHKHLKISRIRQFYTKKIKFTQQNFHDKLSAILSEFPKLDDIHPFYADLMNVLYDKDHYKLALGQVNTAKHLIDNVSKDYVRLVKFGDSLYRCKQLKKAALGRMCTIMKRQNQSLQYLEQVRQHLARLPSIDPNTRTLLVCGFPNVGKSSFMNKITRADVDVQSYAFTTKSLFVGHMDYRYLRWQVVDTPGILDHSLEERNTIEMQAITALAHLRSAILYIMDISEQCGQTIEQQLELFENIKPLFAGKPLIVALNKIDIIQPDELRDDAKALIAKLETENVLVIPMSTVTEDGIVDVKTRACDLLLAQRVDMKLKSKKMPDLLNRLHLAIPKPRDAVERPPFIPPGAKLKTTKMEVSTTEKSTEQEQSAKRLERDIELEMGEDYFLDLQKHYTLSNEDEKYDPIPEIFEGKNISDYIDAEILERLEELDKEEEMREAAGVYESEPEDEETLKIRETATKIRRKKAFLRKQSWEKKSRNYPVMPRTSVRESRPRQRADGMDLEDGDTDMGRDVSTLAGKKRPRSQSRALSVTGSKVHSSSRPPRDKSGVRDASQQAEATKKIRLVQRNFARMGKAGESDRHIPTLKPKHLYAGKRKQGKTSRR is encoded by the exons ATGAGTCACTACAACTTCAAGAAGATTACTGTGGTCCCCTCCTCCAAGGACTTTGTAGACATTGTTCTGTCCAAGACTCAGAGGAAAACACCAACTGTTGTTCACAAGCACCTAAAGATCTCTCGAATCCGTCAGTTCTATACTAAGAAAATCAAATTCACACAACAAAACTTCCATGACAAATTGTCAGCCATTTTGAGCGAGTTTCCCAAGCTAGACGATATCCATCCTTTTTACGCTGACCTCATGAATGTACTCTATGATAAAGATCATTACAAGCTTGCACTGGGTCAAGTCAACACCGCCAAACACCTCATCGATAATGTCTCAAAGGATTACGTCCGTCTTGTCAAGTTTGGCGATTCCCTGTATCGCTGTAAGCAGCTGAAGAAAGCCGCACTTGGTCGAATGTGCACAATTATGAAAAGACAGAATCAAAGCCTTCAATATCTAGAGCAAGTTCGTCAGCACTTGGCTCGACTGCCCTCAATTGATCCGAACACGCGCACACTTCTCGTCTGTGGTTTTCCAAATGTTGGCAAATCGAGTTTCATGAATAAAATCACCCGGGCTGATGTGGATGTTCAATCGTACGCTTTCACGACAAAATCTCTGTTTGTTGGACACATGGATTATCGGTATCTTCGCTGGCAGGTTGTCGACACTCCAGGGATTCTTGATCACTCTCTTGAAGAACGAAACACGATTGAAATGCAGGCCATCACGGCTCTGGCTCATCTTCGGTCTGCCATTCTGTATATCATGGATATTTCGGAACAGTGTGGTCAAACTATTGAGCAGCAACTAGAGCTCTTTGAGAACATCAAGCCACTGTTTGCTGGCAAGCCTCTGATCGTTGCCCTCAACAAAATCGATATTATACAACCGGACGAGCTCAGAGACGATGCTAAAGCCCTCATAGCAAAACTTGAAACGGAGAATGTTTTAGTGATACCCATGAGTACAGTCACTGAAGATGGGATTGTTGATGTGAAAACAAGAGCTTGTGATCTTCTGCTGGCACAGAGAGTGGATATGAAACTGAAGAGTAAAAAAATGCCTGATCTTCTGAATCGCTTGCACCTGGCCATACCCAAACCTCGAGATGCTGTAGAGAGGCCACCTTTCATTCCACCGGGGGCCAAGCTAAAGACGACTAAAATGGAAGTCAGTACTACTGAGAAATCTACTGAGCAAGAACAGTCCGCAAAACGACTTGAACGTGACATTGAGCTGGAAATGGGAGAGGACTATTTCCTCGATCTGCAGAAACATTACACGCTCTCAAACGAAGACGAAAAATACGATCCAATTCCTGAGATTTTCGAAGGCAAGAACATTTCCGATTATATCGATGCTGAAATATTGGAGAGGCTGGAAGAACTGGATAAAGAAGAGGAAATGCGAGAAGCAGCTGGAGTGTATGAGTCGGAACCAGAGGATGAGGAAACGCTGAAAATTCGAGAAACGGCAACCAAAATTCGCAGGAAGAAAGCGTTCCTTCGAAAGCAAAGTTGGGAGAAGAAGAGTCGTAACTATCCTGTGATGCCCCGTACATCTGTACGCGAGAGTCGGCCCAGACAGAGGGCTGACGGGATGGACTTGGAGGACGGGGACACTGACATGGGCCGTG ATGTCTCCACTCTGGCTGGCAAGAAGAGGCCACGGTCTCAGTCTCGGGCTCTGTCTGTAACTGGCTCTAAAGTACACTCGTCCTCGAGACCTCCCAG aGACAAGTCAGGAGTGAGAGATGCCAGTCAGCAAGCTGAAGCCACGAAGAAAATCCGTTTGGTTCAAAGGAATTTCGCTCGTATGGGCAAGGCAGGAGAGTCTGATCGTCACATTCCCACACTGAAGCCCAAGCATCTGTATGCAGGCAAACGAAAGCAAGGAAAGACTTCTAGAagatag
- the LOC135340479 gene encoding probable NADH dehydrogenase: MAVSTGTRLLTLLEGLPLLSCSKLQQPVCLLSTKTRVSRYKHKQLSSSSSHHGQRRRLVILGTGWGSYSVFKNVNKKLFDVIVISPRNHFLFTPLLASTTVGTLEFRSIIEPVRNSGFRDEHHFHLSYAQRLDTENRLVYCESALDSTRKYSVEYDHLVIGVGAVSSDFGVPGVKEHAFFLKEIVDARRIRNRILTNFELATQLLESDPDRRRLLHVVIVGGGPTGVEFGAEFYDFFQQDLGRLFPEEKLDVQVTLIEANQILSSFDKKLRNYTEKLMKKRKSMNIVQASVVEVTATEVRLSNGQTIPCGLVVWSTGVAPRRFTKDLQLDKNKRGQIRVDDHLRAYGDGTGLVYALGDCASVEGQELPCTAQAAERQGIYLARALGETVKGEQPEAFLFKPWGMLAYVGGYKALVDKSNIKSQGFHSWVLWRSAYATQLGSWRLRMQVPIDWCKTFFFGRDTSRF; encoded by the exons ATGGCTGTCTCTACTGGAACAAGACTACTAACCCTGCTAGAAGGACTACCTCTCCTCTCATGCTCTAAGCTACAACAACCAGTCTGCCTACTCAGTACCAAGACAAGAGTGAGCAGATACAAACACAAACAACTATCATCATCATCCAGTCATCACGGACAACGTCGGCGTCTCGTCATTCTTGGAACAGGTTGGGGAAGCTACAGCGTCTTCAAGAATGTCAATAAGAAATTATTTGATGTGATTGTTATAAGTCCTCGCAATCATTTCCTCTTCACCCCTCTCCTGGCTAGCACGACCGTCGGTACACTCGAGTTTCGAAGCATTATTGAGCCTGTAAGAAACTCCGGCTTTAGAGACGAACACCATTTCCATTTGTCCTATGCTCAGAGGCTAGATACAGAGAATCGCCTGGTGTACTGTGAGAGTGCTCTGGACTCTACTAGGAAGTATAGTGTCGAGTATGATCACCTCGTGATTGGTGTCGGTGCCGTATCCAGTGATTTTGGGGTCCCTGGTGTAAAGGAACACGCATTCTTTCTCAAG GAAATTGTTGATGCGCGTCGAATTCGGAATCGGATATTGACCAACTTTGAGCTAGCCACTCAACTGTTAGAGAGTGACCCTGACCGGAGGAGGCTGCTCCATGTGGTGATAGTGGGGGGTGGGCCCACTGGGGTGGAGTTTGGTGCAGAGTTCTACGACTTCTTCCAACAG GATTTAGGGCGTTTATTCCCAGAGGAGAAACTGGACGTACAGGTCACACTCATAGAAGCTAATCAGATCCTGTCTTCTTTCGACAAGAAACTACGCAACTACACCGAGAAGTTGATGAAGAAAAGAAAATCCATGAACATTGTCCAGGCCTCAGTGGTTG AGGTGACAGCCACTGAAGTGAGGCTGAGCAATGGCCAGACTATTCCTTGTGGACTGGTGGTGTGGTCGACGGGAGTAGCTCCACGGAGGTTCACTAAAGACTTGCAGCTGGACAAGAACAAGAGAGGACAG ATCAGAGTGGACGACCACCTGCGTGCCTATGGTGATGGGACTGGGCTCGTGTATGCCCTGGGGGACTGTGCCAGTGTGGAGGGCCAGGAGCTCCCCTGCACTGCACAGGCCGCCGAGAGACAAGGTATTTATCTGGCCAGAGCTCTCGGGGAGACTGTCAAGGGAGAACAACCGGAGGCCTTCCTCTTCAAGCCCTGGGGCATGCTCGCGTACGTGGGTGGGTACAAGGCTCTCGTGGATAAGTCCAATATCAAGTCACAAG GATTCCACTCGTGGGTGCTATGGAGATCAGCCTACGCCACTCAACTGGGCAGCTGGCGACTCAGAATGCAAGTCCCTATAGACTGGTGTAAGACCTTCTTTTTTGGTCGTGACACATCTAGATTTTGA
- the LOC135340486 gene encoding 2-aminoethanethiol dioxygenase-like, with amino-acid sequence MASRGKIQVLYQQARLTFSKKKGPSLENGFSEELGNLKTLVHSLTATDFDITPDVTKKRWDYKPYVTDSPAACMEVYECQDFIIGLFLIKPQKSIPLHNHPGMHGIMKILLGSMTVTSYTRAAAVRGRSDGGSKGQGDGGSFSASLVSKVTYTPQSEPCCLEPHSRNLHEIVASDQSVVFLDILGPPYNPKLGRDCAYYFREEPSPRDHSEEESILLKPGPNPAWFTCIPLTYSGPKVNPSINS; translated from the exons ATGGCGAGTCGAGGCAAGATTCAGGTTCTCTACCAGCAGGCCAGACTAACGTTCTCTAAGAAGAAGGGCCCTTCTTTGGAGAATGGATTCTCAGAAGAGCTGGGCAATCTAAAGACACTA gtgcacAGTTTAACGGCGACAGATTTTGATATCACTCCGGATGTGACTAAGAAGCGATGGGATTATAAGCCATACGTCACCGACTCGCCAGCTGCTTGCATGGAGGTCTACGAATGTCAGGACTTCATTATCGGCCTGTTTTTGATAAAACCCCAGAAGTCCATACCATTACACAATCATCCTGGCATGCATGGAATCAT gaAGATACTACTGGGCAGTATGACGGTGACCTCGTACACTCGCGCGGCCGCCGTCAGAGGACGTAGTGatggaggcagcaaaggacAAGGTGATGGAGGCAGCTTTTCCGCTAGCCTCGTGTCAAAGGTCACCTACACTCCTCAGAGCGAGCCGTGTTGTTTGGAACCACACTCACGCAACCTTCACGAGATTGTTGCCAGCGA tcagtcaGTGGTGTTCCTAGACATACTGGGACCTCCATATAATCCCAAGCTAGGCAGAGACTGTGCATACTACTTCAGAGAGGAACCCTCACCAAGAGATCACTCAGAAGAGGA GTCTATTCTTCTGAAACCTGGTCCTAATCCAGCGTGGTTTACATGTATCCCTTTG ACTTATTCTGGACCTAAAGTTAATCCTTCAATCAACAGttag
- the LOC135340485 gene encoding ras-related protein Rab-34-like, protein MSSTAKDSVTAERIIEDYAKSSPLNYGAWADQTDFKPEVKRLCSAHKENSRNPHFEFSSSFSRRSAKVIIIGAPGVGKTSLVLRYCRDIFERNYKTTIGVDFEVEKYKILGVPFHMQIWDTAGADRFKGVTTAYFRGAQVVVVAFDLTSIDSLYRTEEWLQEAQEHCNVNNFEVFLIATKRDLVSDWACSEMEKKAEEFADKYGAEYWSTSSRTGENIEEVFTRISVVAFESVLMREIKITASTAENGQRQLESSSSLIKLKKPTELSSKKKKNCCSR, encoded by the exons ATGTCGAGTACTGCAAAAGATAGTGTAACAGCAGAGAGGATAATAGAAGACTATGCCAAG TCTTCGCCACTCAACTACGGTGCTTGGGCCGACCAGACAGACTTTAAACCAGAGGTAAAGAGGCTCTGCAGTGCCCACAAGGAAAACAGCAGAAATCC GCATTTTGAGTTTTCCTCCAGTTTTAGCCGACGCTCTGCCAAAGTGATCATCATTGGTGCTCCTGGAGTGGGGAAAACATCACTCGTACTCAG ATACTGTCGGGACATTTTCGAGAGGAACTACAAGACAACCATAGGTGTGGACTTTGAGGTTGAGAAGTACAAGATCCTTGGAGTCCCCTTCCACATGCAGAT ctgggaCACGGCTGGAGCTGATAGATTTAAAGGAGTGACAACCGCTTATTTCAGAGGGGCCCAAG TGGTTGTGGTAGCGTTTGACCTGACGAGTATCGATTCTTTGTACAGAACAGA AGAGTGGCTACAAGAAGCACAAGAGCATTGCAATGTTAACAACTTCGAAGTGTTTCTCATTGCAACCAAGAGAGATCTCGTG TCTGACTGGGCATGCTCGGAAATGGAGAAGAAAGCGGAGGAATTTGCCGACAAGTACGGGGCGGAGTATTGGAGCACCAGCTCTCGGACAGGGGAGAATATTGAAGAGGTGTTCACTCGTATATCCGTGGTAGCATTTGAGAGTGTTCTCATGAGAGAGATCAAGATAACAGCATCGACAGCTGAGAATGGACAGCGTCAGTTGGAGTCATCATCGTCCCTCATCA agCTAAAGAAACCGACTGAATTGTCAAGTAAGAAAAAAAAGAACTGTTGCTCAAGATAA